From a single Rosa rugosa chromosome 7, drRosRugo1.1, whole genome shotgun sequence genomic region:
- the LOC133720663 gene encoding sodium/hydrogen exchanger 1-like isoform X2 — protein MAVLETIQKLKDTFLDTSTIISLTIFFTLLCLCIIIGHLLEEHRWANESITALLLGLIAGLVVLLVTQFESSQILVFNEDLFFLYLLPPIIFNAGFQVKKKQFFKNFTTILLFGIVGTVISFCLISLGAFLVFSRFGFTTLTIRDYLAVGAILSATDSVCTLQVLSQDDTPFLYSVVFGEGVVNDATSIVLFNTVQSLDVSNVSGLTALKLLGTFLYLFFTSTLLGIAAGLMSAFIIKTLYFGRHSTDREVALMMLMAYLSYMLAELLSLSGILTVFFCGIVMSHYTWHNVTESSRITTKHAFATMSFISETFIFLYVGMDAMDIDKWKASKASPGTSIGVSSILFALVLIGRAAFIFPIANISNCCKKRESTKIKFRQQA, from the exons ATGGCAGTTCTTGAAACCATTCAGAAACTCAAGGATACATTTCTTGACACCTCCACCATTATTTCACTCACTATCTTCTTCACACTCCTCTGCCTCTGTATCATAATCGGTCATTTGTTGGAAGAGCATCGTTGGGCTAATGAGTCCATCACCGCCCTTCTTTTG GGTTTGATTGCTGGACTAGTGGTGTTGCTGGTGACTCAGTTCGAGAGTTCACAAATTTTGGTCTTCAATGAGGACTTGTTCTTCCTCTATTTACTTCCTCCAATCATTTTCAATGCTGG TTTTCAGGTCAAGAAAAAGCAATTTTTCAAGAATTTCACAACAATTTTGCTGTTTGGTATAGTTGGTACAGTAATTTCTTTCTGCCTCATATCACTAG GTGCCTTTTTAGTTTTCAGTAGATTTGGTTTCACAACTCTGACCATTCGAGATTACCTAG CTGTTGGTGCCATATTGTCAGCAACGGATTCAGTTTGTACATTGCAG GTTCTTAGTCAAGATGACACTCCCTTTCTCTACAGTGTCGTATTCGGGGAGGGAGTAGTGAATGATGCTACCTCTATCGTGCTCTTCAATACAGTACAATCACTAGACGTGAGTAACGTCAGTGGTCTTACAGCCTTGAAATTGTTAGGCACTTTTCTTTACCTCTTCTTCACCAGCACTCTTCTTGGTATAGCA GCTGGTCTTATGAGCGCTTTTATCATAAAAACGCTTTACTTTGGAAG GCATTCTACAGATCGTGAAGTTGCTCTCATGATGCTTATGGCTTATTTGTCATACATGTTGGCTGAG CTTTTGAGTCTCAGTGGAATTTTGACAGTTTTCTTTTGTGGCATAGTAATGTCACATTACACATGGCACAATGTTACAGAAAGCTCAAGGATAACAACCAA GCATGCATTTGCAACAATGTCATTCATTTCAGAAACCTTTATATTCCTCTATGTTGGTATGGATGCCATGGACATTGACAAATGGAAAGCCAGCAAAGCAAG TCCAGGAACTTCAATTGGTGTCAGTTCGATTTTGTTTGCACTTGTATTAATCGGAAGGGCAGCATTCATATTCCCGATCGCAAACATTTCAAATTGCTGCAAGAAGAGAGAAAGCACTAAAATCAAATTCCGTCAACAG GCCTAA